Proteins found in one Selenomonadales bacterium genomic segment:
- the yqfD gene encoding sporulation protein YqfD, which produces MFDLGRYREGAVKVRISGGWIERFINRCLAAGFCLWDIKTDGRFTTLWMKLDDFKRVREIAADSRVQVQVIARRGCPFFVRKLFKRKGLIVGPILFAVLIYLFTLFVWQVEVVGNHTVDADEILALARENGIYVGAFRSSIEPRDAEKAILANCGRLVWCGVRQEGTRIVVEVVEKTPRRAEGDCVGDIVARTDGVLTELIVLAGTAAKASGDTVKKGDVLIRGVEPRYGIETGDIDADALRTIGAKGIARARVWYEGYGEAPLETMKGERTDHAIYAVSVRAGEYTFDWQSADMAENAIYETEKKMVKWRNQIFPVEIITHIYYECEPIGVPISKEEATCLAKKRAWQSITEQIPKDAEVKTRRDDIVSESSAGVVRVRAIAETVEEIGIGPSSAKSETEE; this is translated from the coding sequence ATGTTTGATCTTGGGCGATATCGGGAAGGTGCGGTCAAGGTACGAATATCGGGCGGTTGGATAGAGCGATTTATCAATCGCTGTTTGGCGGCAGGATTCTGTCTGTGGGATATTAAGACGGACGGACGTTTTACGACGCTGTGGATGAAACTTGATGATTTTAAGCGCGTGCGCGAGATCGCCGCAGACAGCCGTGTACAGGTACAGGTCATCGCACGACGCGGGTGTCCGTTTTTCGTGCGAAAGCTTTTCAAACGTAAAGGGCTTATCGTCGGGCCGATCCTTTTTGCAGTGCTCATCTATCTGTTCACCTTGTTCGTCTGGCAGGTCGAAGTCGTGGGCAATCATACGGTCGATGCGGACGAGATACTGGCACTTGCGCGTGAAAACGGGATATACGTCGGCGCATTTCGTTCTTCTATCGAACCGCGTGATGCAGAGAAGGCGATACTGGCGAACTGCGGACGGCTCGTCTGGTGCGGGGTACGGCAGGAAGGGACGCGCATCGTGGTGGAAGTCGTTGAGAAAACGCCGCGGCGGGCGGAAGGTGACTGCGTGGGCGATATCGTAGCGCGTACCGACGGTGTGCTGACAGAGCTTATCGTGCTGGCGGGCACTGCGGCAAAAGCAAGCGGCGATACGGTCAAAAAGGGTGATGTATTGATACGCGGTGTCGAGCCGAGATATGGGATAGAGACCGGAGATATTGATGCAGATGCTCTGCGCACCATCGGTGCTAAGGGAATCGCGCGGGCACGTGTCTGGTATGAAGGATACGGAGAAGCTCCGCTGGAAACAATGAAAGGTGAGCGGACTGATCACGCGATATATGCCGTTAGTGTACGTGCGGGCGAGTATACATTCGATTGGCAGAGTGCAGATATGGCGGAGAACGCTATATATGAAACGGAGAAAAAAATGGTAAAATGGAGGAATCAAATTTTCCCCGTCGAAATAATAACTCATATTTATTATGAATGTGAACCCATAGGAGTGCCTATCTCTAAGGAAGAAGCGACGTGCCTTGCGAAAAAGCGAGCATGGCAGTCTATCACCGAACAGATACCCAAAGATGCCGAGGTCAAAACCCGAAGGGATGACATCGTATCGGAATCGTCGGCAGGTGTCGTGCGCGTCAGGGCGATCGCTGAAACGGTAGAGGAGATCGGCATTGGTCCAAGTTCGGCAAAGTCCGAAACGGAAGAATAG
- a CDS encoding sporulation protein YqfC — MKRKRWQRIGALLDIPDDITMNVTRITMVGRHHLLIENHKGIIEYTSELLRIHVDEGELCISGAGLSLSVIEAEQVEVAGTVAVMRYV; from the coding sequence ATGAAACGAAAACGATGGCAGCGGATCGGGGCACTACTCGATATTCCCGATGATATTACGATGAACGTCACGCGCATCACGATGGTAGGCAGACACCATCTTCTTATCGAAAACCACAAAGGTATCATAGAGTATACGAGCGAACTTCTGCGCATCCATGTCGATGAAGGGGAGCTGTGTATCAGCGGGGCAGGGTTGTCGCTTTCTGTGATCGAGGCGGAACAAGTAGAGGTAGCAGGTACGGTTGCGGTGATGCGATATGTTTGA